From the Malassezia vespertilionis chromosome 5, complete sequence genome, the window AACGCTGCCATCTTCCATCGTAAGCAGCTTGGATGGGCTTTTTGCGTGAAGCATCGTAAGCCATTCTAGCGCATTCAGGCGCGTTCTGTCGTTCTCGTCGTGCAAATGCTGCTTGAGCGCATTGATCGTGGCAAACGAGTCGAAGCCAGGGTGTGAACTTCCTTCTGCAGTGTCCATCATCTCCACCGCGTGAAGAAGCTGTGCATTCGACTCGGTCGCTGCGTTCCGAATCGCCGGTATAGGCTGTGCAAGGTACGGCAAGATGACGAGAatcaagcgcggcgtgaaAGGAACTACGAGCTGCGGCACGAGCTGCAAAAACTCGGTGATCCATTCCAGTGTGGTGGCTTTTGTCTCTTGGTCCGGGCTCGAAATTTGCTCCAAAAGAATCTCGAAGATGTCCACGTATTCGATACGCATCGCATTCGTGTGCACCAAAAGGAGTTTATCGTCGTCCGGATCATCCGGGCGCTCGTACTCCGTATTTTTTGCGGACAATGGCAGCGCATTTCCGTGCTCCGCAGCAACGCGGATCTCGTGCAGAAAGTTGGTCAGTGCTTCAGCAGTTGCAACGCGCACATCGGTATTGGGATCGCTCAGGTACTCGAAAAGGTATTGCAAAAAGAAAGGAAGGTACATGACCAGCTGCAGGTCCGGCACAGCGTCAAATACAGTGATCCATCCGACGAGGTAATTGCGCGTGAGCGGATTTATGACCTTCATGTGCGCTGCCAGCAACGGCACAAAACGTGCGAGCGAAAATGCCTTGTTCATCGCCTTGTTTCGCTCTTCGGTCTGCAgatgcagctcgtccatgtGGCGCTCGTTGGCTGCCTTTTCTCGCGCAAGACTAAACTCGTTCTCGCCACCCAAAATCCCTTGCTCCTTATCCTGCTTTGCCCGAATCTGCGGCACATTTTGGTACACAGAGACGTAATGGGGCGCAAAATCAGTCACAATGTCTTTGAACAAGCGGTCTAGTAGTTCGGCACCGTTCTTCACAGATACTTCTGTGTCGGCTGCTAGTTTGGCGAGCACGACAAAAATATCGTTAAAATAAATGAGAATCTCCCCTTTGCACACTTTGGAAATGTTGTAAAAGCTTTCGCATGCAAAGTACCGCGTCTTGGCGTCGGGATCTTGGAAGCACCCGAGGACGGGCACGATAAATGTACCCAAGTGGCCCGCCATCTCCTGCCCCAATGCAATACTCACACCAGCAAGCCCAATCAGCCCCCCGTTGCGTGCGTTTGCATTCTTCTCGGGACTGGTCAGGAATGTGCACAGTTGCTCGATAATTTGGaacacgcgcgtgcggtcATTCTTTGCCATGCAGTCGCGGACCTGACGCTCGAGCTCCAAAGCAGCCGCCTTGCGGCGGTCATACACACGATCAAAGAGCGCCTTTTGTAGCGATGGATCTAGCGTGAGCGATGCACCTTTGAAAAGACCTACCCATATCTGCAG encodes:
- a CDS encoding uncharacterized protein (BUSCO:EOG09260M87; COG:S; EggNog:ENOG503NV8T), whose amino-acid sequence is MLTQRAPRLDQDAGALALFDRVYDRRKAAALELERQVRDCMAKNDRTRVFQIIEQLCTFLTSPEKNANARNGGLIGLAGVSIALGQEMAGHLGTFIVPVLGCFQDPDAKTRYFACESFYNISKVCKGEILIYFNDIFVVLAKLAADTEVSVKNGAELLDRLFKDIVTDFAPHYVSVYQNVPQIRAKQDKEQGILGGENEFSLAREKAANERHMDELHLQTEERNKAMNKAFSLARFVPLLAAHMKVINPLTRNYLVGWITVFDAVPDLQLVMYLPFFLQYLFEYLSDPNTDVRVATAEALTNFLHEIRVAAEHGNALPLSAKNTEYERPDDPDDDKLLLVHTNAMRIEYVDIFEILLEQISSPDQETKATTLEWITEFLQLVPQLVVPFTPRLILVILPYLAQPIPAIRNAATESNAQLLHAVEMMDTAEGSSHPGFDSFATINALKQHLHDENDRTRLNALEWLTMLHAKSPSKLLTMEDGSVSFLLSVLSDPSEEVVLCDLHLLTQICSAFDERHFQRFIQDLLELFHTDTHLLEKWGSMIIRQLCIEMDTERVFCTLASSLEASLDLEFVGLMVQNLNMILVAAPELSSLRHRLRTLDEKKNQTLFTGLFHCWCHNAISAFCLCLLTQSYEHAYNLLRIIGEMDITLAMLIQIDKLVQLIESPIFTSLRLHLLEPTMYPYLFKCLYGLMMLLPQSSAFATLRNRLHAVNGVGCIKDPEARTRPKPNSAQLPWDELFAHFCEVQKRYETIREQQIAQTTARFEQSSLSSEVQRESTPTSEPQTAVSRLRRRANESMYRGLMQRSTSSL